The proteins below are encoded in one region of Planctopirus limnophila DSM 3776:
- a CDS encoding NAD(P)/FAD-dependent oxidoreductase, which yields MTERVVIIGSGPAGWSAAIYAARASLEPLVFEGAISEENRIRGTLPLGQLALTTEVENYAGFPAANLTQFLETALPKERRQYMAPHSGHGVTGPELMELMRAQAVNFGTRIITADIVSADLSQRPFVLKTSDDTVVEAHSLIIATGARANYLGLPSEDRFKNYGVSACAVCDGALPRFRNKPLVVVGGGDSAMEEATYLSKFASKVHLVHRRDEFRASKIMAARVLDNPKIQVEWSSAVTEVLGDDQHGVTGVRLKSLKDDSERTLEAAGMFCAIGHTPNTDFLAGQIETDDKGYVVYKTPFRTETSVEGVFAAGDVADSYYRQAITSAGTGCMSALDAERWLASQGIH from the coding sequence GTGACAGAACGAGTTGTCATCATCGGTTCCGGCCCGGCAGGATGGTCAGCAGCAATTTATGCGGCTCGCGCTAGTCTCGAACCCCTGGTTTTTGAAGGCGCCATCTCCGAAGAGAACCGCATTCGTGGGACTCTGCCACTGGGTCAACTCGCTCTCACAACCGAAGTTGAAAACTACGCCGGCTTTCCGGCAGCCAATCTCACACAATTTCTGGAGACGGCACTTCCCAAAGAACGTCGGCAGTACATGGCACCACACTCAGGCCATGGAGTGACCGGGCCGGAACTGATGGAACTGATGCGTGCCCAGGCAGTGAACTTTGGAACCAGGATTATCACTGCAGATATCGTTTCCGCCGATCTTTCCCAGCGGCCTTTTGTGCTGAAAACTTCTGACGACACCGTTGTTGAAGCTCATTCGCTGATCATTGCGACGGGAGCCCGTGCCAATTATCTGGGTCTGCCCAGCGAAGATCGATTTAAAAACTATGGTGTCTCGGCCTGTGCGGTTTGCGATGGAGCGTTACCTCGCTTCCGCAATAAGCCACTGGTGGTCGTCGGTGGTGGTGACAGTGCCATGGAAGAAGCAACTTACCTCTCCAAGTTTGCTTCCAAGGTTCATCTCGTTCATCGTCGCGATGAATTCCGCGCCAGCAAAATCATGGCGGCCCGTGTGCTGGACAATCCTAAAATTCAGGTCGAATGGAGCTCTGCCGTCACCGAGGTTCTGGGGGATGACCAGCACGGTGTCACTGGTGTGCGGCTGAAGAGTCTCAAAGATGATTCCGAGCGAACACTCGAGGCAGCGGGGATGTTCTGCGCCATCGGCCATACACCAAATACCGATTTTCTTGCAGGGCAGATTGAAACGGACGACAAAGGTTACGTTGTCTATAAGACGCCGTTCCGCACAGAAACTTCCGTCGAAGGTGTGTTTGCCGCTGGTGATGTCGCCGACAGCTACTATCGCCAGGCGATCACCTCAGCCGGCACGGGTTGTATGTCGGCACTCGATGCCGAACGCTGGCTGGCCAGTCAGGGAATTCACTAG
- a CDS encoding M24 family metallopeptidase yields MLTKDGVLGRRQRLWNTIPSRFEWLLIADPRHVQYLSNFLVNPLSFSAGERAWLLLERSGKATLLGDNFTLRSRAMEPVVDDEVMIKWYDHQHSVINRDHALLEAARQIADRLYGRVGAVEAEWLPLGAFEVLGLDHESHSIKREAGDGLPDKFPVDLGTTIRSLRRQKDADEIALLKQCMAAGDAGHAFAREFVATGRTELDIYLGVQQAALSAVGRTGLVYGDFRAATKETPKSGGLPTNYALQSGDMYILDYSVCLDGYRSDFTNTICVTEPTPEQQKLYDVVMAAQQAGEKTLKAGRPAKDVFAAVEAPIIEAGMKDRFGHHAGHGIGLAHPEPPVLVRDSTDTLLAGDVVTLEPGLYVPGVGGIRIEHNYLITETGYERLSQHVIALR; encoded by the coding sequence ATGCTGACCAAAGATGGCGTTCTCGGGCGAAGACAACGGCTTTGGAATACAATCCCTTCGCGGTTTGAATGGCTTCTGATCGCTGACCCGAGGCATGTTCAATACCTCTCGAACTTTCTTGTGAACCCGTTGAGTTTTTCAGCGGGTGAACGTGCCTGGCTCCTGCTGGAACGATCGGGCAAGGCCACTCTCCTGGGCGACAACTTTACCCTCCGTTCGAGAGCCATGGAGCCGGTGGTCGATGATGAAGTGATGATCAAGTGGTATGACCACCAGCATTCCGTCATCAACCGCGATCATGCGCTTCTGGAAGCGGCTAGGCAGATCGCAGATCGTTTGTATGGTCGCGTAGGTGCTGTCGAAGCCGAATGGCTGCCGCTGGGTGCCTTCGAGGTCTTGGGGTTAGATCACGAATCTCACTCGATAAAGCGAGAAGCCGGAGACGGCCTTCCCGATAAGTTCCCTGTCGATCTCGGAACGACGATCCGATCGCTGCGTCGCCAAAAAGATGCGGACGAAATCGCCTTGCTGAAGCAATGTATGGCGGCAGGTGATGCTGGCCATGCCTTTGCAAGAGAATTTGTGGCGACAGGACGAACTGAACTCGATATCTACCTGGGAGTACAGCAGGCAGCACTTTCGGCTGTTGGCCGCACAGGGCTCGTCTACGGCGACTTCCGAGCAGCCACTAAAGAAACACCCAAGTCGGGGGGCTTGCCCACAAATTATGCTCTCCAATCGGGAGATATGTACATTCTCGATTATTCGGTTTGTCTGGATGGTTATCGATCCGACTTTACCAATACGATCTGCGTGACCGAACCAACTCCAGAACAGCAGAAGCTCTATGATGTCGTGATGGCCGCACAGCAGGCGGGCGAAAAAACACTCAAAGCGGGTCGACCTGCCAAGGATGTATTCGCTGCCGTTGAAGCCCCCATCATTGAAGCCGGCATGAAGGATCGTTTCGGACATCATGCCGGCCATGGAATTGGTCTGGCACACCCCGAACCACCAGTGCTGGTTCGCGACAGCACGGATACTCTGCTGGCTGGTGATGTGGTCACTCTCGAACCTGGACTCTACGTTCCCGGAGTGGGTGGGATTCGCATTGAGCACAACTACCTCATCACCGAGACAGGTTACGAGCGGCTCAGCCAGCATGTGATTGCATTGAGATAA
- a CDS encoding NAD-dependent epimerase/dehydratase family protein has protein sequence MTDAIGSVRPRRVLVTGAGGFLGGVLARRLQAEGHQVVTIQRGDYPELANAGIECHRGSITDLSVLSRAMEGCETVFHVAAKAGVWGSWLDYFRTNVQGTQAVIDTCKQAHVRQLVFTSSPSVIFDGKDQVGVDESYPYPASYMAHYPATKADAERRVLNANHESLQTIALRPHLIWGPGDPHLIPRVLDRGQKGKLRRIGNREYLVDAVYVDNAADAHLLAMNALDRGIGGGQAYFVTNQEPWELWKLLNAILACRGIAPVTKKIPAVLAKSMGALFETTYRLLGKTSEPPMTRFVASQLSTSHWYSPVKIQRDLGFFPRISMDEGLQMLAKSLTSPS, from the coding sequence ATGACAGATGCGATTGGTTCGGTTCGTCCTCGCCGGGTTCTTGTGACGGGTGCCGGTGGATTTCTGGGGGGCGTGCTGGCCCGTCGTTTGCAAGCTGAGGGACATCAGGTCGTCACGATTCAACGTGGCGATTACCCTGAGCTTGCGAATGCAGGAATCGAGTGCCATCGCGGCTCGATTACCGACCTTTCTGTCCTTTCACGAGCCATGGAAGGATGTGAAACCGTCTTTCATGTGGCAGCCAAAGCCGGCGTGTGGGGATCGTGGCTCGATTACTTTCGCACGAATGTGCAGGGGACTCAGGCTGTCATCGATACCTGCAAACAGGCACATGTCCGCCAGTTGGTATTCACCAGTTCTCCGAGTGTGATCTTTGATGGGAAAGATCAGGTCGGAGTGGATGAATCCTACCCCTATCCAGCTTCGTATATGGCTCATTACCCGGCCACGAAGGCCGATGCTGAACGACGGGTCTTGAATGCCAATCATGAGAGTTTGCAGACGATTGCACTCAGGCCCCATCTGATCTGGGGGCCCGGAGATCCCCATTTGATTCCACGAGTACTGGATCGCGGCCAGAAGGGGAAGCTACGCCGGATCGGAAATCGTGAATACCTGGTCGATGCCGTCTACGTTGATAACGCTGCCGACGCACACCTGCTGGCGATGAATGCACTCGATCGAGGTATCGGCGGAGGGCAAGCCTACTTTGTGACCAATCAGGAACCGTGGGAGTTATGGAAGTTGCTCAACGCCATCCTCGCTTGCCGTGGGATCGCTCCCGTCACAAAAAAAATCCCGGCCGTTCTGGCGAAATCGATGGGGGCACTGTTTGAGACCACTTACCGACTCCTCGGGAAAACGTCCGAACCACCCATGACCCGTTTTGTCGCCAGCCAGCTTTCGACCAGCCATTGGTATTCCCCAGTGAAAATTCAGCGAGACTTGGGGTTTTTTCCTAGGATCTCGATGGACGAGGGGTTGCAGATGCTGGCGAAGTCATTGACATCCCCATCCTGA
- a CDS encoding thioredoxin family protein, translated as MVFAERRMCVVLAVLSAVVCQTWLILAAEQNSPPVTPQVPAAPQSISWRASYRKAWDESKATGKPMLINISAKWCLACRTLEQQTLNQPQVQQMVNENFIAVQLDADAHRELVQSFRVTGLPTCLVVAPDLTIEDRIIGMQPANTFTGRLSESVRPDIEMASTPAPASATQPANGI; from the coding sequence ATGGTTTTTGCAGAGCGCAGGATGTGCGTGGTACTCGCAGTTTTGAGTGCAGTTGTCTGTCAGACATGGCTAATACTTGCCGCCGAACAAAACAGCCCTCCCGTGACTCCTCAGGTGCCGGCAGCACCTCAGAGCATTTCCTGGAGAGCCAGCTATCGAAAAGCCTGGGATGAGTCCAAAGCCACAGGCAAGCCTATGCTCATCAACATCTCGGCCAAATGGTGCCTCGCCTGTCGTACACTCGAACAGCAGACGCTTAACCAGCCGCAGGTGCAGCAGATGGTGAATGAAAATTTCATCGCGGTGCAACTGGATGCGGATGCTCATCGCGAACTCGTCCAGTCCTTCCGTGTCACTGGATTGCCCACCTGCCTGGTGGTCGCTCCAGATCTCACCATCGAAGACCGCATTATCGGCATGCAGCCAGCCAACACATTTACTGGCCGCCTGTCAGAATCTGTCAGACCCGACATCGAAATGGCCAGTACTCCGGCACCGGCCTCCGCAACTCAACCAGCCAATGGCATCTAA
- a CDS encoding phytanoyl-CoA dioxygenase family protein — protein sequence MTNIPNSSSTASQLPGDFFSDDEIHQFRERGYVVVRGLGTSESRQRMMEVVRRGLDEHIAPVEYEAELQYPGSPASFEAEGGRTIRRLKQALTRDYVFSEWLGQPKLVRRLQQILGPRVICPLAHHNCIMTKQPAYSSETGWHQDIRYWSYTKPDLVNVWLALGNETRANGCLQVIPGSHREKLSRERLDDALFFRTDLPENQEWIARREFVELEPGDVLFFHCLALHAADRNTTNDTKYSVVFTFRGGDNLPVAGSRSASMPELLLTPSMTS from the coding sequence GTGACCAACATCCCGAATTCCAGTTCGACGGCCAGCCAGTTACCCGGCGATTTTTTTTCTGACGATGAAATCCATCAGTTCCGTGAGCGAGGGTACGTCGTTGTCCGGGGATTGGGGACATCAGAGAGTCGTCAGCGGATGATGGAAGTCGTTCGCCGGGGGCTGGATGAACACATTGCTCCCGTCGAATACGAAGCCGAGTTGCAATACCCAGGGTCGCCGGCATCGTTTGAAGCAGAAGGTGGACGGACAATCCGTCGACTGAAGCAGGCCTTGACGCGGGATTATGTCTTTAGTGAATGGTTGGGGCAGCCGAAGCTGGTGCGGCGTTTGCAACAGATTCTGGGGCCGCGTGTGATCTGTCCTTTGGCCCATCACAATTGCATTATGACCAAGCAGCCTGCCTACAGCAGCGAGACAGGTTGGCATCAGGACATTCGTTACTGGAGCTACACCAAGCCCGATCTGGTGAATGTGTGGCTGGCACTGGGCAACGAAACGCGCGCGAATGGCTGCCTGCAGGTGATTCCAGGTTCCCATCGAGAGAAATTGAGCCGCGAACGACTGGATGACGCGTTGTTTTTCCGGACCGATTTACCGGAGAATCAAGAGTGGATTGCCCGTCGGGAATTCGTTGAGCTAGAACCCGGCGATGTACTGTTTTTCCACTGCCTGGCTTTGCATGCGGCTGATCGAAACACCACAAACGATACGAAATACTCGGTCGTGTTCACGTTTCGTGGTGGAGACAATCTGCCGGTTGCAGGAAGCCGGTCAGCCTCCATGCCCGAACTGCTGCTGACCCCTTCGATGACCAGTTAG
- a CDS encoding sigma-54-dependent transcriptional regulator, with the protein MAKEIKPAETSEVRVRVLIVDNDEAHAQAVADSLTRVGYDCTVASAGAESGKKALDLIEVENFDVIITELMMDEVDGLEILRRSKAELPDAEVILLTGHASIKSALTAGQHGAHTYLTKPLDISELRQAVDRASSRIRLLRKTFELSRRLDEKFGFEGVIGNSPSMHRLIEKLRSVAPTDSTVLIQGESGTGKELVARAIHQNSERKNKPFVPLNISALPESILESELFGHEAGAFTGAATKRIGKFEYANGGTLFLDEVGEMPMATQIKLLRVLEERRITRLGANDEIPINVRLVAATNADLQDMIKKGTFRKDLYFRLSVVTIVLPPLSDRRADIPFLIDHFLKQFAERQKRPIPTVTRQVQQALMAYAWPGNIRELRNVVEGMMVLDIDGKLDVDDLPEGIGAGHHEHSEVDLIQNPAGNDGLIGRSLNDVEKYYIARALELTGGKRDEAANLLGIGERTLYRKIREYEL; encoded by the coding sequence ATGGCCAAGGAAATCAAGCCTGCAGAAACGAGTGAAGTCCGTGTCCGCGTGCTGATTGTGGACAACGACGAAGCCCATGCACAAGCCGTGGCTGACAGTCTGACGCGTGTGGGTTACGACTGCACAGTCGCTTCGGCCGGAGCAGAATCCGGAAAAAAGGCACTCGACCTGATTGAGGTTGAGAACTTTGATGTAATCATCACTGAACTGATGATGGACGAAGTGGATGGCCTGGAGATTCTGCGCAGGTCAAAGGCTGAACTGCCGGATGCCGAAGTCATTTTGCTGACCGGACATGCCTCGATCAAATCGGCACTGACAGCGGGACAGCACGGGGCACATACTTATCTCACAAAACCGCTTGATATCAGTGAGTTGAGGCAAGCGGTGGACCGTGCCAGTTCGCGGATTCGACTGCTGAGAAAGACATTTGAACTCAGCCGGCGACTCGATGAAAAGTTTGGCTTTGAAGGGGTGATTGGCAACAGTCCTTCGATGCACCGGCTGATCGAAAAGTTGAGGAGCGTGGCGCCGACTGATAGTACCGTCCTGATTCAGGGAGAAAGCGGGACTGGCAAAGAACTCGTGGCGCGGGCGATCCATCAGAACAGCGAACGCAAGAATAAGCCTTTTGTTCCGCTCAATATCTCGGCACTGCCGGAGAGTATTCTCGAGAGCGAACTGTTTGGTCACGAAGCCGGAGCATTCACCGGTGCGGCGACGAAACGAATCGGGAAATTCGAGTATGCCAACGGTGGCACATTATTTCTGGATGAAGTGGGCGAAATGCCCATGGCCACACAAATCAAATTGCTGCGAGTCCTCGAAGAGCGTCGCATTACCAGGCTGGGTGCGAACGACGAGATTCCGATCAACGTCCGGCTCGTGGCTGCGACCAATGCTGATCTGCAGGACATGATCAAGAAGGGAACATTCCGTAAAGATCTTTACTTCCGGCTTTCAGTCGTCACGATTGTCTTGCCACCACTCAGTGATCGACGAGCAGACATCCCGTTCCTGATTGATCATTTTCTCAAGCAGTTTGCCGAGCGCCAAAAGAGGCCGATTCCCACCGTTACCCGTCAGGTTCAACAGGCATTGATGGCTTACGCATGGCCAGGGAATATTCGTGAGCTGCGCAATGTGGTGGAAGGGATGATGGTGCTCGACATCGATGGCAAACTGGATGTGGATGATCTTCCGGAAGGGATTGGTGCTGGCCATCATGAACACAGCGAAGTTGATCTCATTCAGAATCCCGCCGGGAATGATGGACTCATCGGGCGTTCGTTGAACGATGTCGAAAAGTATTACATTGCCCGGGCGCTGGAATTGACCGGTGGAAAGCGCGACGAGGCGGCCAATCTATTGGGAATTGGCGAACGCACGCTCTATCGCAAGATTCGCGAGTATGAGCTGTAA
- a CDS encoding TIM barrel protein gives MTTSTRREWLGQTSDCLAAIAAGAALAGTAAINTSAASAQESTSPALKGNIRHSLVHWCYKDYWKDIHEFCRQAKKLGAQSVELVDPVHWPVLKEHGLSCAIASSHGFVKGVNDPANHEECLTVLRKKIDQAADFGCPSVITFTGMRANSKGVIIPDDVGMANCVKAYKQIAGYAEEKQVTLCLEHLNSRVSTHPMKGHPGYQGDHVDYCVEILKQVGSPRVKLLFDIYHVQIMDGDLISRIHQHKDWLGHIHTAGNPGRGELHVNQEVNYPAVMQALLDVGYQGYVGHEFIPTMDPAIGLKEAIHLCDV, from the coding sequence ATGACGACTTCAACTCGCAGAGAATGGCTCGGTCAGACATCAGACTGTCTCGCAGCAATCGCGGCTGGTGCTGCTTTAGCGGGAACTGCAGCCATCAATACCAGCGCTGCCTCTGCCCAGGAATCAACGAGCCCGGCACTGAAGGGGAACATTCGCCATTCGCTGGTTCACTGGTGCTATAAAGACTATTGGAAGGACATTCACGAGTTTTGTCGTCAGGCGAAAAAACTGGGTGCCCAGAGTGTGGAACTGGTGGATCCTGTGCACTGGCCTGTTCTCAAAGAACACGGATTAAGCTGCGCGATTGCTTCGAGCCATGGTTTTGTCAAAGGGGTCAACGATCCTGCCAATCATGAAGAATGTCTGACAGTTCTGAGAAAGAAAATTGATCAAGCGGCGGACTTTGGCTGCCCCAGTGTGATCACATTCACCGGGATGAGAGCGAACTCGAAGGGAGTCATCATTCCTGATGACGTGGGTATGGCGAATTGCGTTAAGGCTTACAAGCAGATCGCCGGTTATGCCGAAGAGAAACAGGTCACGCTTTGCCTCGAGCATCTGAATAGCCGGGTATCGACCCATCCGATGAAAGGACATCCCGGATATCAGGGGGATCATGTCGATTACTGCGTCGAGATTCTCAAACAGGTCGGTTCGCCGCGAGTGAAGCTGTTATTTGATATTTACCATGTTCAAATCATGGATGGTGATTTGATCTCGAGGATTCATCAGCACAAAGATTGGCTGGGCCATATTCACACGGCCGGTAATCCAGGTCGCGGTGAACTGCATGTGAATCAGGAAGTCAATTACCCTGCCGTCATGCAGGCCTTGCTGGATGTGGGCTACCAGGGCTATGTGGGGCACGAATTCATTCCCACCATGGATCCAGCGATTGGACTAAAAGAAGCCATTCACCTGTGCGATGTCTGA
- a CDS encoding aldo/keto reductase, translating into MQYRELGKTGLKLPVVGFGASSLGQEFRKVDVSEAMQAVRVALDEGMNFIDTAPFYGRGMSEVLLGILFREIPRDSYILQTKLGRYDSNHFDFSAKRVRESVDVSLHRLGTDHIDIMICHDIEFVDVQQVIDETIPALREVQKSGKVRFIGVSGYPLKNFTTVLKQTPLDVVLSYNHYTLQNTSFGDLVPFLKERGVGIENAAPFAARLLCNDPLPVWHKATPKVREVAAQAAAYCKEHGSDLAKLALQFSIRNEEMTTCIAGTANPARVSEWCRWAEEPIDEELLQEVLKILKPIHNWAHVEGKPENNEPAGSRFQNGEFVV; encoded by the coding sequence ATGCAGTATCGCGAATTGGGTAAGACAGGACTTAAGCTACCGGTGGTCGGCTTTGGAGCCTCATCGTTAGGGCAGGAGTTTCGTAAAGTGGATGTCTCCGAGGCCATGCAGGCCGTTCGGGTCGCACTCGACGAGGGTATGAACTTCATCGATACGGCGCCGTTTTATGGGCGCGGGATGTCGGAAGTGCTGCTGGGAATTCTCTTCCGGGAGATTCCGCGCGACTCGTACATTCTCCAGACGAAACTGGGGCGATACGATTCGAATCATTTCGATTTTTCAGCGAAGCGTGTGCGTGAAAGTGTGGATGTCAGTCTGCATCGACTGGGGACGGATCACATCGACATCATGATCTGCCATGACATTGAATTTGTCGATGTCCAGCAGGTCATCGACGAGACGATCCCGGCTTTGCGGGAAGTACAAAAGTCGGGCAAAGTGAGGTTTATCGGCGTCAGCGGCTACCCACTGAAGAACTTCACCACCGTGCTCAAGCAGACACCTCTGGATGTGGTGCTGTCGTACAATCATTACACGTTGCAGAACACAAGTTTTGGAGATCTCGTTCCGTTTTTGAAGGAACGCGGAGTGGGGATCGAGAATGCGGCCCCGTTTGCTGCCAGGCTCTTGTGCAATGATCCGTTGCCTGTCTGGCATAAGGCAACACCCAAGGTTCGGGAAGTCGCTGCTCAGGCGGCGGCTTACTGCAAAGAACATGGGAGTGATCTTGCCAAGCTGGCGCTCCAGTTCTCGATTCGAAATGAAGAGATGACGACCTGCATTGCCGGGACCGCGAACCCGGCCCGAGTTTCGGAATGGTGCCGGTGGGCAGAAGAACCTATTGATGAAGAGCTGCTTCAGGAAGTCTTGAAGATTTTGAAGCCCATTCATAACTGGGCACATGTCGAGGGAAAACCTGAAAACAATGAGCCCGCTGGCTCCCGGTTTCAAAATGGTGAATTCGTCGTTTGA
- a CDS encoding RbsD/FucU family protein, with the protein MLKSKLIHPDILAVLGRAGHHARILIADGNYPASTTMGPNGTLISLNLSPGLVTVNQVLEAILSAIPIDHVHTMGIPADDPYAQLGDPPVWKEFSATMAAAGLSIPLTPISKWDFYEEVKSTDHVLTIQTGDVALWANLLLKVGVRQP; encoded by the coding sequence ATGCTCAAATCCAAACTGATTCATCCTGATATTCTCGCTGTCCTGGGACGGGCTGGGCATCATGCCCGCATCCTGATTGCGGATGGCAACTACCCCGCTTCAACAACCATGGGGCCCAATGGGACGCTGATTTCGTTGAATCTATCGCCAGGGCTGGTGACGGTAAATCAGGTGCTCGAAGCCATACTTTCGGCGATACCGATCGATCATGTGCATACCATGGGAATCCCTGCCGATGACCCGTATGCACAATTGGGTGATCCCCCGGTGTGGAAGGAATTTTCTGCCACGATGGCAGCAGCCGGTCTTTCGATTCCTTTGACACCGATCTCCAAGTGGGACTTCTACGAAGAAGTGAAATCGACCGACCATGTCCTGACGATCCAAACCGGAGATGTGGCACTCTGGGCGAATCTGTTGCTTAAAGTCGGTGTGCGTCAGCCATAA
- a CDS encoding YaiI/YqxD family protein, translating to MKIWIDGDASPREVKELVFRAATRLQLETTVVANSGMWVPTGNRFVKLQIVPGGPDVADRYIVAQSNRGDLAITSDVPLMSDLIPQGVFVIDFHGYLCTQETIGERRAARDLNDQLREAGLLTGGPAPYGVKDKQRFAQALDQLLTRELRRLATNPPVSPPEITTDDSPGG from the coding sequence ATGAAGATCTGGATCGATGGGGATGCCAGTCCGCGGGAAGTGAAAGAACTCGTCTTCCGGGCAGCCACTCGACTCCAGCTGGAAACCACTGTGGTGGCGAATTCTGGCATGTGGGTTCCAACTGGAAATCGATTTGTCAAACTGCAGATTGTTCCCGGTGGGCCCGATGTCGCTGATCGATACATTGTCGCTCAATCCAATCGAGGCGATCTGGCAATCACCAGTGATGTGCCGCTGATGTCTGACCTGATTCCTCAAGGCGTGTTCGTCATCGACTTTCATGGCTATCTCTGTACACAGGAAACGATTGGCGAACGCCGGGCTGCGCGCGATTTGAACGATCAACTGCGCGAAGCGGGATTATTGACAGGTGGGCCGGCACCTTATGGTGTGAAAGACAAGCAGCGGTTTGCTCAGGCCCTTGACCAGCTTTTGACTCGGGAATTGAGAAGGCTGGCGACCAATCCACCGGTTTCTCCTCCAGAAATCACCACTGATGACTCGCCCGGTGGGTGA
- a CDS encoding arylsulfatase: protein MSLLTLALGWMLSGMAMAADKPNILLIISDDTGYGDLGPYGGGEGRGMPTPNIDRLAANGMTFFSFYAQPSCTPGRAAIVTGRIPNRSGMTTVAFQGEGGGLPKAEWTLGSVLKQGGYKTYFTGKWHLGEADYALPNAHGYDVMKHCFLYHCNAYTYGDPTWFPDMDPSLRELFGKITKGSLSGNAGEKAREDWKVNGQYVNTPDKGVVGIPFLDQYIEQSGISFLEDAAKTPNQPFFAHINFMKVHQPNLPAPEFVHKSPSKSKYADSVVELDTRIGRVVDKLKELKLDQNTLIFYTTDNGAWQDVYPDAGYTPFRGTKGTVREGGNRVPAIAVWPGKIKPAVRNHDIVGGLDLMATFASVAGVQLPTKDREGQPMIFDSYDLTPVLTGSGKCPRNSWFYFTETELSPGAIRIGNYKVVFNLRGDDGQPTGGLSVDSNLGWKGPEKYVATVPQVFDLWQDPQERYDIFMNNYTERTWILVSFNVAIKDLMKTYLTYPPRKMQSEAYTGPITIPEFERLKHVRELLEKEGIRIPLPTGN from the coding sequence TCGGCTGGCAGCAAATGGTATGACCTTTTTCTCGTTTTATGCTCAGCCCAGTTGCACGCCAGGGCGTGCGGCCATTGTTACAGGTCGCATTCCTAATCGGAGTGGAATGACGACAGTGGCTTTTCAGGGTGAAGGTGGCGGACTTCCTAAAGCCGAGTGGACGCTGGGTTCTGTACTCAAACAGGGTGGCTACAAAACATACTTCACGGGCAAATGGCATCTGGGGGAAGCCGATTACGCTCTGCCGAATGCTCATGGCTATGACGTGATGAAGCATTGCTTTCTTTACCATTGCAATGCCTACACCTATGGTGATCCCACCTGGTTCCCGGATATGGATCCATCGCTGAGGGAACTCTTCGGAAAGATCACCAAAGGTTCGCTTTCAGGGAATGCTGGCGAAAAAGCTCGCGAAGACTGGAAGGTCAATGGCCAGTATGTCAACACGCCGGACAAAGGCGTCGTCGGGATTCCATTTCTGGATCAGTACATTGAGCAGTCGGGCATCAGTTTTCTGGAAGATGCCGCCAAAACTCCCAATCAGCCCTTCTTTGCACATATCAACTTCATGAAGGTGCATCAGCCGAATCTTCCAGCACCGGAGTTTGTGCATAAGTCACCTTCGAAGTCGAAGTATGCCGATTCTGTTGTTGAGCTCGATACGCGCATTGGCCGTGTGGTCGATAAGTTGAAAGAATTAAAGCTCGATCAGAATACGTTGATTTTCTACACGACTGATAACGGCGCCTGGCAGGATGTCTACCCTGATGCCGGGTACACACCATTTCGCGGAACCAAGGGGACTGTTCGCGAGGGTGGGAATCGTGTGCCTGCGATTGCCGTCTGGCCTGGAAAAATTAAGCCTGCAGTACGAAATCACGATATCGTGGGTGGTCTGGACTTGATGGCGACATTTGCCTCAGTTGCCGGGGTACAGCTACCAACGAAAGATCGTGAAGGCCAACCTATGATTTTTGATAGCTATGACCTGACTCCGGTCCTCACTGGGAGTGGTAAATGTCCAAGAAACTCGTGGTTCTACTTCACCGAAACGGAACTGAGCCCCGGCGCTATTCGAATTGGGAACTATAAGGTCGTATTCAACCTGAGGGGAGATGATGGCCAACCAACGGGAGGACTGAGTGTTGATTCAAACCTGGGCTGGAAAGGGCCCGAAAAATATGTTGCCACAGTTCCACAGGTATTTGACCTCTGGCAGGATCCTCAAGAACGCTACGATATTTTTATGAATAACTACACAGAACGTACATGGATTCTGGTGTCGTTCAATGTGGCCATCAAGGATCTGATGAAAACTTATCTCACCTATCCACCTCGAAAAATGCAAAGCGAGGCCTATACAGGCCCCATTACGATTCCTGAATTTGAGCGACTGAAACATGTTCGCGAACTGCTCGAAAAAGAAGGCATTCGAATTCCTTTGCCCACAGGCAACTGA